GACGGCGCCGTGTCCAGCCGACGACCACATTGCCGTCCGGACGCGACGAGGCCGCCCACCATCCAGTGGGCGGCCTCCTCGATCGCGCCGAGCGTGCAACCTTCCTCGACCGATGCCGATGTCTTGGTCGATCGGCGCCGACGTCTCGGCAGGTCAGTCGGTGCCGAACTCCATCGCCGCTTCGTCGAGTGCGAGAGCGTCGGCGTCGACGTTCGGGTTCGACGCGATCTGCTGCGCGCCACCGGGCTCGAGCTGGCCGACGAGGTCGGTCTGCGCCTTGCCCAGCCCGCCGCGTGCGGCGTAGAACTCGAGCTTGCCACGCGTGTCGGCGATGTCGAGGTTGCGCATCGTCAGCTGCCCGATGCGGTCGACGGGGCCGAATGCGGCGTTCTCGGTGCGCTCCATGGACAGCTTGTCGGGGTGGTAGGAGAAGTTGTCGCCCTGGGTGTCGACGATCGAGTAATCCTCGCCGCGACGAAGGCGCAGCGTCACCTCACCCGTGACGGCGGACGCCACCCAACGCAGCAGACCCTCGCGGATCATGAGCGACTGCGGGTCGAACCAGCGTCCTTCGTACAGCAGCCGCCCGAGGCGCCGTCCGTCGTTGTGGTACGCGGCGATGGTGTCCTCGTTGTGGACGGCGTTAAGCAGCCGTTCGTAGGCGATGAACAGCAGCGCCATGCCGGGCGCCTCGTAGATGCCGCGCGACTTGGCCTCGATGATGCGGTTCTCGATCTGGTCGCTCATGCCGAGCCCATGGCGTCCGCCGACGGCGTTGGCCTCCTGGAACAGGGCGACGACGTCGCCGCCGAAGTCGTCACCGTTGATCGCGACGGGCAGCCCCGATTCGAAGCGGATGACGACGTCCTCGGTGTCGATCTTCACCGCGTCGTCCCAGTACGCGACACCCATGATCGGCTTGACGATCTCCATCGACTCGTCGAGGTGCTCGAGCGTCTTTGCCTCGTGCGTCGCGCCGAGGATGTTGGCGTCCGTCGAGTAGGCCTTCTCGGCCGAGTCGCGGTAGGGCAGATCGTGCGCCGTCAGCCATTCGGACATCTCCTGGCGCCCACCCAGTTCGCTGACGAAGTCGGCGTCGAGCCACGGCTTGTAGATGCGCAGGCCCGGGTTGGCGAGCAGACCGTAGCGGTAGAAACGCTCGATGTCATTGCCCTTGAACGTCGAGCCGTCGCCCCAGATCGACACACCGTCGGCCTGCATGGCGCGCACGAGCAGCGTGCCGGTGACGGCGCGACCCAGCGGCGTCGTGTTGAAGTACGTGCGCCCGCCGGAGCGGATGTGGAACGCGCCGCACGCAATGGCGGCGAGACCCTCCTCGACGAGCGCCTTCTTGCAGTCGACGAGACGCGACAGTTCGGCGCCGTACTGGCCGGCACGGCCCGGGATGCCTTCGATGTCGTCCTCGTCGTACTGGCCGAGGTCGGCGGTGTAGGTGCAGGGGACGGCGCCCTTGTCGCGCATCCAGGCGACGGCCACGGAGGTGTCGAGGCCACCGGAGAAGGCGATGCCGACGCGTTCGCCGACGGGCAGGGAAGTCAAGACCTTGGACATGCCTTCAGAATACCCCGACTGAGTAGTTATGCCAAAACAGTGCATAACTACTCAGTCGGCAGGCCTGGGGAGGCGGGACGACGCGCCGGCGCCCCGCAGCGCGAGCCTGGCACCCACGTGTGCACCGACCCGACTACCCGACCTAGGCGCGCCATCGATCGCTCAGCCGCCGATGGCGCTCATCGGCCGCGGCGGCTGGAGGAATCCGGGTTCGTCGATGCCGTGGCCGGGTTGCTTGCCGGCGAGGCAGGCTCGGATGCGGGCGCGGACATCGGCGTCCGCGCCACCGCTGCGCAGCACCGAGCGCACGTCGGTCTCGCCGCGCGCGAACAGGCACGAGCGCAGCTGTCCGTCGGAGGTGAGCCGCAGCCGGTCGCACGCGCCGCAGAACGGCATCGTCACGCTCGCAATGATGCCGACGCGGCCCGGGCCTCCGTCGACCTCGTACAGCTCGGCCGGGGCGGCGCCGCGTCCGGGCAGCGCGTCCAGTGAGTGCGTGCGACGCAGCAGGGCGAGCGTCTCGGCAGCCGTCACCATCTCGGCGCGGTTCCACACGTGCCCGCCGTCGAGCGGCATCTGTTCGATGAAACGCAGTTCGTGCCCCTCAGCGAGGGCCCAGTCGAGCAGTGCAGGCGCCTCGTCGTCGTTGACACCGCGCAGCAGCACCGTGTTGATCTTGATCGGCGCGAAACCGGCGCAGCGCGCCGCGTCGAGACCGGTCATGACGTCGTCGAGTCGATCCCGACGGGTCATGGTCGCGAAACGCGAGGGCGAGAGCGTGTCGAGGCTGACGTTGAGTCGCGCCAGGCCCGCGTCGCGCAACGGTTTCGCCAACTGCGCGAGCCGAACGGCGTTCGTCGTCATCGACAACTCGGGGCGCCCGCCCGGCCCCTCGAGTGCCGCCAGGCGTTCGACGAGGTCGACGATGTCGGGGCGCAGCAGCGGTTCGCCGCCCGTGAGGCGGATCTCGTCGATGCCGGCCTCGACGGCGATGCGAGCCACCGTGACGATCTCGTCGCTCGCCAACAACGAGTCGCGCGGCGCGAGCGGCACACCCTCGGCAGGCATGCAGTAGGTGCAACGCAGATTGCACTTGTCGGTCAGCGAGATGCGCAGGTCACGATGCACCCGCCCGAACGAGTCGACGAGCGGACCGTCATCCGAAACGCCTGCAGCGGTGGAGAGTTCGCCGCGCAGGGCACGGCGCACGCGGGGTGTCGGCAGGTCGATCATGACGGCAGCCCGGACCACACCGCGCTGCCGTCGCGCAGGTGTTGCTGCTTCCACAGCGGGACGTCGTGCTTGATGCGGTCGACCAGTTCGCCGCACACCGTGAACGCCAGGGCACGATGCGGCGAGCTGACGGCGGCGACGATGGCGCTCTCCCCCACCGCGACGCGTCCGATGCGGTGGCTGACGGCCACGCGTGTCTCACCGTACGGATCCAGCTGCGTGACGACGGCCTCCGCCACCTCGCGCAACGTCGCCGCGGCGCTCGGGTGCGCGGTGTAATCGAGCGCGACGACCTCGCCGTCAGCCTCCGGGTCGTGGTTGCGCACCGTCCCGACGAACGTCACGCACGCGCCCTGACGTGCGTCGTCGACGGCGCGCACGTGGGCGTCGACGTCGAGGGGCGAGTCGGTGACGGCGGCGAGCAGGACGGGCATGGGCGCTCCTTCCATCGGCGGCCCAGCGGTGTCCGCGGGACGCAAAAAACGCGGAATCCGATGATTCCGCGTCCTGATGGTGGATGTAAAGGGACTCGAACCCCTGACCTCTCGCGTGTGAAGCGAACGCTCTAACCAACTGAGCTATACATCCGTGTGGTGCGCGGGAAACACTAGCCCACGGCGTCGATGAACACCAAACGGGCCGGCGCGTCAGCCGCCGAGCCCCGGCACGTCGTCGAGCCAGTTCTCGGCGAAGTCCGGCAACCATCCCGGCACCCCGGACACCGCGAACATCGCCCAGAAGATCGCGACGACGAGCGCGAACGTCGCGAGACCGGCCAGCGCCTGCGCCCACCAGCCCTTGCGTTCGAGCCAGTCCCACCACGCTTGCACCTTCGCGCGTACCCAGCCGAGCAGCCGCTGCGCGCGCTCGAACTCGCTCGCCCAGATGCCGAGGCCGAGGAAGATGACGAGCCAGCCCGGCCCCGGAAACGGCAGCAGCACGATGCCCACGATGACGACGATTGCGCCGAGCACACCGACGCCGATGCGGTACAGTCGCGCGCTCTTCGGGTTGGCGCGGATGCGTCGACGCCACTCCCAGTCGTGCTCCTCGCCCTGCCCGGGCTCTCGAGAATCGCGGGAATCAGCGTCGCGGGCGGAGGTCGTCGAGCTCATGACAGCCAAGCCTAACGGGGGCGCCTGAGCCGACCATTCCAACGCCGCGCGCGGGAGACTTCACGGCCGGGCGTGAACCGACGTCAACCCACATCAACCGCCACGACATCGCGCCGCCCCGTGTCGAGGGAACCCCACGCCGAGGCAGACCCGACGGGAACCCGCCGTCAGCCGAGCAGCTCACCCTGACGCTCGGCGAAGATCGCCGCGATGCGCGAGGTCATGGGTCCGGGGGTGCCCTCGTCGCACAGCGCCCGGTCGTTCATGGCGTGCACGCCCTGCACGTCGCGTGTCGAGGAGGTGACGAACGCCTCGTCGCATTCGTCGAGCACGTCGAAGCTCAGGTGTTCCTCGGCGATCTCGACGCCGGCCTCGCGCGCCCACTCGATCGTCAGCGCGCGCGTGATGCCGGCGAGCGGGCCGTCCTCGAGCGGCGGCGTGACGACGCGCTCACCGAGCACGACGAAGATGTTCGACCCGGTGCCCTCGCACAGGTTGCCGAGCGTGTTCGAGAAGATCGCCTCGCTCGCGCCGGCCTCCTTGGCCGCGGCGAGCGCGACGACGTTCTCCGCGTACGACGTCGTCTTCAACCCGGCGACGGCCGAGTTCTCGTTGCGCGTCCAGCGCACCGTCGCGACCTTCGTCGTCGGCGCGGGTCGCGGCACGGCGCCCGCCGTCACGATGTACGTCTGCGGGGCGTCGCCGCGATCCGAACCGAGTGGGCCGACGCCGCCGGTCACGGTGTAGCGCAGGCGCCCGAAGTCGATGTGCTCACCCTCGAGCACGGCCTTGACGCCCTCGTCGATGCGGTCGCGATCGAGCTTCGGCAGGCCGAGGCCGGCGAGGCTGCGATCCATCCGATCATGATGACGCGACAACGCGAACACGCGGCCGCCGTCGATCTTGGCGGTCTCGAACACGCCGTCGCCGACGGTGATGCCGTGGTCGATCGGTGAGATGGCCGCGCCCTCGTCGACGCGGCGACCGTCGACCCAGATCCGGATGCTCATGGTGTCTCCTCCAGTGCCGCGCCCCGCGCAATGGCGAGCAGGCGATGTGCCTTCAGTTCGGTCTCATCCCATTCTGCCGTAGGCACCGAATCCCACGTGATCCCGGCGCCCACCCCGAAGTGGGTCGACGGAGACGATATCCCGTGCCCGTTCGCGGCCGCAGCCCCACCCCCGGCGAGTTTCTGCCAGAACGTACGGATGCCGACGGCCAGCTCCGCGGCGCCCCGATCGGCGTCGATCCACCCGATGGCGCCGCAGTACGGCCCGCGCGCCCCCACCTCGAGTGATTCGATGACGTCGAGAGCCCGCCGTTTCGGGGTGCCCGACACCGAGCCGGGCGGCCCCGTCGCGCTGAGCAGCCGCGCCCACGTCACGCCGTCACAGACCTCGCCCCACACCGTCGAGACGAGGTGGACGAGGCCGGGGTGCTGTTGCATCTCGAGCAGCGGATCGACGCGCACCGAGCCGGGCACACAGACACGTTGCAGGTCGTTGCGCACGAGGTCGGTGATCATGACGTTCTCCGTCACGTCCTTCGCGAGCATCGTCTCCGGACACGTCGACGTGCCCTTGATCGGCGCGGAACTGATGACGGCGCCCTCGCGCGCGAGGTACATCTCCGGCGAGGCACTGACGATCTGCGGCAGGCCCGCGATGTCGATACGCGCGGCGTGACGCGCCGGGTTGTGGGCGAGCACGCCGTGGAACAGGACGTCGAGGTCGAGCGCGGCGTCCGTCGTCAGCGTCCGACAGAGGTTGACCTGGTACACGTCGCCTGCCGCGATGTGCTCGCGGATCCGTTCGACGCCGTCGCAGTAGGCGTCGCGCGACAGCGACGATCGCCATTCGACGTGACATTCCGCGGGCCTTGACGGCGGCTCGGCCAGGGCCGCACTCCCCCGCCACGGCTGCGTCGGGTGCCACACCACCGATCGCATGCGCGCGGCCAACAGCTCGCCCTCGAACGTCTGCACGACGACGTGGAAACCGTGCTCGAGATCGTCGGGATCCGACGTCACCGCCTCGACGTCCCACGCCGTGACGTCGCGAAAGAGCGCACGATCCGTGCTGGCGGCGAGAGCGTCGATCACGAGAGGCCACAGTAGTCCGGCCGCGTCCCGCGCAGGCGGATGCGCCGCAGCGGATGAGCCCGGCCACGTGGCGACCTACCGAGGACGCACGCCCTCTGCCCGGACGCGGGTCACGGTCACGGATTCGCGGCGAGGAAAACGTACGCGAACAGCAGCACGAGCAGGATCCACCCGGAGAACCGCGTCGCGCGGCCCTGGACGATCGTCAGGATGCCGACGACGAGGCTGAGCACGAGCAGCACGATGTGCATGCTGCCGAGGCCCAGTTCAAGCGGTGACGACAGGAACGGCGACAGCGCCGCGAGCGTCGGGATCGTCAGGCCGATGCTCGCCATCGCCGAGCCGTACGCGAGATTGAGGCTGTTCTGAACGCGTCCAGCGCGCGCGTACTTCGCGGCGGCGAGCGTCTCCGGCAGCAGCACGACGAGGGCGATGACGACGCCGACGAAGCTCTGCGGGAAGCCCGCGGCGTCGACGGCCTGTTCGATCGACGGCGACAGCACCTTCGCCAGACCGACGACGGCGACGAGCGCCACGACGAGCAGGCCCAGGCTGACGAGCGCGGCGCGCGTCGACAGGGCCGGGCCGTGGGCGTCCTCGTCGTCGAGCGGCTTGCCGGCGCGGTCGACGGGCACGAAGAAGTCGCGGTGACGCACCGTCTGGGTGAGGACGAACATCGCGTACACACCGATCGAGCTGATCGCGGCGAACGCGAGCTGCGACGGCGAGAACTCCGGCCCGCTGCGGGCCGAGGTGAACGTCGGCAGCACGAGGCACAGCCCCGCGACGGTGACGACGCCCGCCAGCGCGGCCGCCGACCCTTCCGGGTTGAAGCGTGCCAACCCGCGGCGCCCCGCGCCGAGGAAGATGCACAGACCGGCGATGCCGTTGATCGTGATCATGAGCGCCGCGAACACCGTGTCGCGCGCAAGCGTCTCGACGCCGTCCTTGCCGGAGGCCATGAGGGTGACGATGAGCCCCACCTCGATGACGGTGACGGCGACCGCGAGGACGATCGAACCGAGCGGCTCGCCCACCTTTGCGGCGATGACCTCGGCGTGGTGGACGGCGGCGAGAACAGCGCCGAACAACGCCGCGGTGACGAGGACGGCGACGACGCCCGGCAGGCTGCGTCCCCCAGGTGGCCGCGAGGACGACGGCTCCGAGGATCGGAGCCCACGTCGTCCACTGGGCGATTCCTGGTCGGTGCGTGGCTTCGGCGCTCATGCGCTCCCCTTGGATCGTGCGGCGGTCACGGACGCTGCGTGCTCGGCCCCTGCCTGAGGGAGACGGTTCCTGCGAGAGCGAGCCTCGATCAGTCTTGGCCGAATGTGCATCAAGGCCTCCGGCGACACGCCGAAGGCCTTGATGTGATGGTGGGCGATACTGGGTTTGAACCAGTGACCTCTTCCGTGTCAAGGAAGCGCGCTACCGCTGCGCCAATCGCCCCAGATATGGGAATGGAGCGGACAACCGGGCTCGAACCGGCGACCTCAACCTTGGCAAGGTTGCGCTCTACCAACTGAGCTATGTCCGCCTGTTTCCTCGGGCTTTCCGCCCTCGGCAACGACGAGAACGTTACCCGGATCATCGCGCGTTCACCAAATCGGCATCGCCGAGTCGACGGGGATCGGGGCCCACGCACGCCGCTCGTCGAGTGCGCGATCGCGACGACGAAGGCGGGACGGATGACGCTGGCTTCACGCCGACTGTGCCTCATCACCGCCGTGCCGTCCTCGACCTGGCTCATCGCGCCGCTGCTCGATCCGCAGCTGCATCCGTGGACGTCGTACGCCTCGGCGTACTTCGTCTCCGGACGCCCAGCCGCCACGCTCCTGCGCACCACCGACGGCCTCTCGGGAGTGCTGCTCGTCGTCATCTCCGCGCTGTCCTACGCCCGCCTGCGCATCGTGTGGCGGGAGCTGCGCCTCGACCACGACGCCGCAGCGGCCGTCGGTCACGTCTCGACCCGCCGTCGCGAACGCGTCGCCGTGCGGACGTGGTGCGCCGCCACGGTGCGGGCCGCATCGATTCGCCGGGCCGGGCCACCGCCGGGCGTCCGATTCGTCCTCGGCCTCCCCTGCTGAGCCGTTTCCCGGCGCGCTTCCCAGATGATCAGCGTGACGGGCCGCGCGACGCGCGTTCTCGACGCAGGCGACGGGCCCGCGCTCGCCTGCTCCCCCGGCATCGCGTCGTTCGTGTGGGATTGTGCGCCTGTCGCGCCATGCTTGTCGGCCACCCATCGCGTCATCGCCGTCGAAGCTCCCGCCGACGAGCGTCTTGGCACCGGGCACCTCGACGCCGAACGCCTTGATGTCGAGCACCCTGGCGCCGCGCATGTCCTGATGCCGCACGTCGCGATGTCGAACGCGCGGACGCCGACCGTCCCCAAGAACAGAAACGGCCGGCGCGCCGACCATGCTCGAGGACGACGCAGCGCACCTGCTGAACGCGCTCGACGCGCTGGGCGTGCCGGGCCCTGTCACATTCGTCGGTCATTCATTCGGGGCTGTCGTGGCGGAAGCCGCGGCGCGCATGGCCCCGGAGCAGGCCGCGGCCCTCGTCCTGCTCGACGGGTCACTCGCCGAGGACGGCTCCGCCGAGCCCGAGACGCCTCGATCGGGCCGACGCGCACGACTCCTGGCGGCAGCCCTGTGAAGCCGCTCGGCCGTCGCTGCTTGGCGGGTCTGCGGCCCCACGATTCGCACGCTGGCGGTGCCCGCGCGTCGTTCACTCGCGCGATCGGTCCCCGGCCTGCGCGACGAGATGGCGTCGATCAGCGTGCTCGAGACCTGTCTTCACGAATTGTCGGCATATTCGTCCTGCGTTCGTCAGCTGCATGCGCTGCGCACGACGTCACCGCTGACGCCGCAGTTGCCGACGCTCGTCGTCGCCGCCAACGGGCGCCTGCAGCGACGCACGCCAACCCGTTGGGTGCGCGCCGTGCTGCGCCAGGCGCGCGAAATCGCCGCCGATGCAGACGTGCGGAAGGCCGTCCTCGAGCGATCCGGCCATTTCGTCATGCTCGACCGCCCTCAGCGCATGGCCGACCTCATCCTCACGCTCGGATCCCGCTGACGGCGGCGCACCGCGACGCTCCGGCGGCCTCGCACTCTGCGTCCGCTCGATCAGGCGCCGGGCTCGTCGACGATGCCGTCGTCGAAACCCGCCGCGTCGCGACCGTCCGTGAAGTGCAGCGCAGCCTCTTCAGCGCTCGAGGCGCCACCCGCGAAACCGTCGTCCTCGGCGACGAGTTCGGATTCGCGATCCTCCGCCAGGCCCTCGTCGGGGGCGACGACGCGGCCGACGCGCGTGTCGTCGAACTCGTCGTCAGGTGACGGAACGCCGTCGGGGTTGCCGTACGCCGAGTCGGGGTCGACGTCGGGCACCTCCTCCTCGAGGCGCTCGCCGAGGGTCTCGTGCTCGTTCTCCCAGCGCTCGACGTTCGGCTCGCGCTCCGGTGTCGTGAACCCCTGGTCGAGCATGTTCTCGTACGCCTCGCCCGTGACGTCGTCGGCGGCCTGGGCCTGATCCGCGTAGCCGTCCATGGGGCCGAGGTCGAAGTTCGATTCATTCGTCATGACGCCATCATGCGCACATGAGCCCCACCAAGGAAAGCCGGCCGGCCCGCTGCACGTCGGTCGACGGCCCCGCCCGCATGCGCCGCTCGACTTTGCCCCACAACGCGTCATCCATGACGCGTTTCCGGGCGATGGCCGCCGGGCCCCGTGCCCACGGCGTCCCCCACACACCGGCCCGGGATCTCTCGCCCAGCCGGCAGCTGGCAGCCTGCAGCGGAACAGCCACGATGCTCCCGACGGCCGGGCCGTGGGAGCATCGTGGCTGTGTTCTGTTCTGGTGGGCGATACTGGGTTTGAACCAGTGACCTCTTCCGTGTCAAGGAAGCGCGCTACCGCTGCGCCAATCGCCCGAGGTGGAGACGGGATTTGAACCCGTGTAGACGGCTTTGCAGGCCGTTGCCTCGCCTCTCGGCCACTCCACCGAACACGGTTCGCACCGTGCGTGTCCAAGAAGACACAGAGCGGACAACCGGGCTCGAACCGGCGACCTCAACCTTGGCAAGGTTGCGCTCTACCAACTGAGCTATGTCCGCCTGCTACTGCGCTGTCGCGCTGCAACGAGAGGAAACACTAACCGATGCTCACGTTCACGCGCAACGTGGGCGGCGCGGATGCCGCGTCACGCGCTGCGACGCTGCGCCATGTCGTCGGGGCGAGCAGTCTCGGCGGCGGCTTCGCCCTGCGTCGCCACGCCACCGTCGGGCCGCGCCCCACGATCCACCACGGCAGCTCGCTCGCCGTACGGGCGCCCATGCCTTGCGCCGGCCGACGTCTCGTTCTCCTGGTCGTACGGGGCGTCGTCGCCCGCCCGTGAACGCACCTTGGCCACCTGTTCCTCGATGAGCCCACGCGTCCGCGCACGCACTCCGATGGGCGCGGCGGCGACGGGCCACAGCCGCGCGACGGCACTGTTGAGCGCGGCACCGATGAGCACGGCAATCGACAACGAGTACAGCCATATCAGCGCGATGATCGCTGCTGCGAGCGGGCCGTAGATCGAGATGCCGCCGACGGACGCCGACAACCAGCTCCGCAGGAACAGCGAGATGATGACCCAGGCGATGAGGGTGAATCCGGCGCCGGGCAGGTCGCGCACCCATGGCGTGCGCACAGGTGTCGCGATGTAGTAGAGCGTCGCGAACCCGACGATCGTGATGGCGCCGACGACGGGCCAGTACAGCGTCAGCAGGAACAGCAGACCGGGCGGCAGCATGCGTCCGAGCAGATCCGGGCCGATGACGATGAGTGGCAGCACGGCGCCGATGAACAGCAGCGAGACGAAATACAACGTCACCGACAGCGCACGGGCGCGCACGATGCCGCGCACGCCGCCCTGGCCGTACATGATCGAGATGGTGTCGACGATGACGTTGATCATCCGCGAACCGGACCACAGCGACAGCAGGAAGCCGATGGAGACGACGTCGGGGCGTCCGCCCTCGAGCGCGTCGTGCAGCGTCGGCATGACGACGTTCTGCAGCGCCTCCCCCGACAGGATCCCCTCGAGGTAACGCTCGATCGAGCGGACGATGTCGTCCACGGTACGTCCGCCGAGGGCGCCGCCGACGTAGCCCATGACGCCGAGCAGGCCGTAGACGAGCGGCGGGAAGGACAGCAACGCGAAGAAACCCGCCTCGGAGGCGAGGCCGGTGACGCGGTAGCGCATGCACTGGCGCAGCGTCTCGAGCACGAGGCGGCACACGGCGTAGAGGCCGGGCACGCGGCGCGCCACGCGGCGGGCGCGGGTACGCAGCATCGACGGTTGATCCTGCTCCGCCTGCTCGCTCACCCGAGCACGTTAGCGGCGTTCGTCGCGGAAGGCGGGGAGGCTCGCCGCAGCCGTGTCCACGCCCGAACCGGCGTGCGACGAGCGCGTCCTACTTCATGGTTAGGTAGACGCCATGGATATCTGGCCGGGCAAGCCCTACCCCCTCGGTGCCACGTTCGACGGCACCGGCGTCAACTTCGCAATCTTCTCGGAAGCGGCCGAGAAGGTCTTCCTCTGCTTGGTCGACGACGACATGGTCGAGACGCGCATCGAGCTGACGGAGGTCGACGGCCACGTCTGGCATGGTTACGTGCCGAGCGTGCAGCCCGGTCAGCGGTACGGCTACCGCGTCGAGGGCCCGTACGACCCCGAGAACGGGCAGCGTTGCAACGTCAACAAGCTGTTGCTCGACCCGTACGCGAAGGCGATCGAGGGTCAGATCGACGGCGACGAGTCTTTGTTCAGCTACTACTTCCTCGAGCAGGACAAGCGCAACGACGACGACTCGCTCGCTCACACGATGCTGAGCGTCGTCATCAACCCCTACTTCGACTGGGGTCACGACCACCCGCCGCAGCACGAGTACCACCAGAGCGTCATCTACGAGGCGCACGTCAAGGGTCTGACGATGACGCACCCGGACGTGCCGGAGGAGATCCGTGGCACGTACGCCGCGATCGGTCACCCCGCGATCGTGCAGCACCTCGTCGACCTCGGCGTGACGGCGATCGAGCTCATGCCGGTGCACCAGTTCGTGCAGGACACGACGCTCGTCGAGAAGGGCCTGACGAACTACTGGGGTTACAACACGATCGGCTTCCTCGCGCCGCACAACGCGTACTCGGCGAGTGGCGAACGCGGTCAGCAGGTCACCGAGTTCAAGGCGATGGTCAAGGCACTGCACGAGGCGGGCATCGAGGTCATCCTCGACGTCGTCTACAACCACACCGCCGAGGGCAACGAGAACGGCCCGACGCTGAGCTTCCGCGGCCTCGACAACGAGAACTACTACCGCCTCGTCGACGACAACAAGGCGCACTACTTCGACACGACGGGCACGGGCAACTCGCTGCTCATGCGCAGCCCGCACGTGCTGCAGCTCATCATGGATTCGCTGCGGTACTGGGTCAACGAGATGCACGTCGACGGTTTCCGCTTCGACCTCGCTGCGACGCTCGCGCGTCAGTTCCACGAGGTCGACCGGTTGAGCGCCTTCTTCGACATCATCCAGCAGGATCCCGTGATCAGCCAGGTCAAGCTCATCGCCGAGCCCTGGGACGTCGGTGACGGCGGCTACCAGGTCGGCAACTTCCCGC
This region of Dermacoccus nishinomiyaensis genomic DNA includes:
- the glgX gene encoding glycogen debranching protein GlgX; translation: MDIWPGKPYPLGATFDGTGVNFAIFSEAAEKVFLCLVDDDMVETRIELTEVDGHVWHGYVPSVQPGQRYGYRVEGPYDPENGQRCNVNKLLLDPYAKAIEGQIDGDESLFSYYFLEQDKRNDDDSLAHTMLSVVINPYFDWGHDHPPQHEYHQSVIYEAHVKGLTMTHPDVPEEIRGTYAAIGHPAIVQHLVDLGVTAIELMPVHQFVQDTTLVEKGLTNYWGYNTIGFLAPHNAYSASGERGQQVTEFKAMVKALHEAGIEVILDVVYNHTAEGNENGPTLSFRGLDNENYYRLVDDNKAHYFDTTGTGNSLLMRSPHVLQLIMDSLRYWVNEMHVDGFRFDLAATLARQFHEVDRLSAFFDIIQQDPVISQVKLIAEPWDVGDGGYQVGNFPPLWTEWNGKYRDTVRDYWRGEPGSLGEFASRLTGSSDLYAHSGRRPIASINFVTAHDGFTMRDLVSYNEKHNDANGEGNNDGESHNRSWNCGVEGETDDASVLALRDRQIRNHLATLMLSQGVPMLLHGDELGRTQGGNNNTYCQDNEISWIDWDLDDRRRSLLEFTQQLIALRRTHPAFQRRRFFAGDAEHGGRSDWGDIVWFGANGEEMQDGDWASGAGTIMVYLNGDAIHAQDAKGQSVVDDHFLLLFNPGHEETHFVIPEVVKKGSEWSFAISSLPEDAEAGVELSGGDTVKLPPRTLAVLQAPRTES